The window TTGCAATtccgcactgttttaccatgGCTGGAAGTCACTGCTGCGTTAAAGAACTGCTCCaatacctcacacgatacatatggtaAACCAAGgaacagttttttttaggttacaccaagcgcaaaactgcagtatttggagaagctctcaggaaTCCAAAATATCAACCCATTCGAGCTGCCTGCAGCTTAGGGCTGCCACCCGTCCCCTAAAATACAGAATTGTCCTGTATATGGGAATAAAATAGTGCTGTTTGTCCTGTATTTTCAGAGTTGTCTTCaatacatagacagtaaaagaaatggacacagcgaccccattggaactcaattgagacaagtgaagtccatttttagtgtttttcagcacttccgtttctgacgcgcagactcaaaggaagcttgatgacgtcagcaacctgtctgacagatgtaaatcttctaagtggctgtgcgtgcaaactgccatcgttaatcttgcagagacagcgagcttgagcggggagttctttgttatgagtgagcaggagtaagtattatgattaattattttgtatagtatcttaaaatgtaacgccagtacgccatattaagttaattgcctgcgagcttctcctcctgtctgtacggtaatgcgacagagagacgagtggttatgacgcaatcgttagcctatttttacaaaaactgtttatacggggccataatgtaacatagaaggtaatggagccctttatacgttgtcgtgtatctttagaaataaataatggacaaacggagtctttaaacgcctcagatgtaaagttattcactgtcaaagtgacgccaaaatgaatgggtgtcaatgggaatgctaacgcaagtgaagttctgctacaagatggcggcacgcggccgaaTTCAACTTCCGGTccacttccttgccgcctgcttCAATGCAGCATCCCATACAAATCATCCCTCCGGCATTCTGTGAAGACTCGTCCTATTCTGCCCCTGATTGGGTAAGACTCGCTGCCATCGCTGGATTGATGGGTTtgatattaatgtattaactcacatgaactaacaatgaataagtaatacatttgttacagtatttattaatatttgttaatgtaagttaatagaaataaagctgctcattgtttgttcatgttagttcacagttcATTAACTAATATTTacaagattttaataaagtattattaaatgtggaaattaacgAACAAAGATGGACAATTGCTGTATAAGTGcagttcattattagttaatgttaattcatgtatttaactaatgaaccttattgtaaagtgttaccgatttgtttttttacagttaagCTGTACAGTCAGACAAAGCATTTTGATAAGAGGGatatagttaataataaaaatatagtgccTATGTGAAGCAAATAAAGAAAAGGCTACTGTGAAATTAACAGTAGACTCTATAAAATAGATCAACTTaccaataataatttaaaaaatggtgTGTTTTACATGAgtttagaaatgtttgtagatcggttatttattatgtggtttcactgtttggatggtgttactgtctgcaaacaatgataaatattttatccaaaatctgtgttcacgccacctaatacaattactaaagttcattagcaaTTTCTCACCCTGCTCCTCTCTATGTTACAGCAGCGGAGTTAATACAGGTGTACCACACGGTTATACGTTATAGCTCAGGTTGTGTTTAACCGTGTggtattttttatgaaaacatgttttaagttgtgatGTACCATCACTGGCACTTCATTGGACCTGTGGTCATCGTGGGGTGACCCCCACAGGCgtcccttatttttctgtattgaaggtggcaaccAGTCATAGTCCAAAAACATCACAGTAGTCCACAAGTAAACCACatgtctccagtccatcagttaatgattACTAGATGAATACTATCGGAGACAGTGGATAAGTACATGACATACAAGAGAGGAAATCAACGAccatgagcaccaaatcagcatattagagtgctTTCTGAAAACAAATTCTGATCTAAATATTTCCCAACATCGAACCGGTAGTGTACACCTCCGCTGCAGTGGGTTTCAGTGTTTTTAGCCAGCGCTTTGACTCTTTTACAGGTCCACAAGCTCCACCTTATCAACCACCTCCTTATGGGTTTGGGGATCCGACCATCACTGTCCAGCCCACGGTGATCCCTGTGGGTGAGTGTTCAGCTCCCAACACCCATCCTTTCTCATGCTTTTATTCATGCAGTGACACTCTGGTAATCACTGTGGTTAAACACTATGTTAACAGAACCAGGATAAACCATATCAACTAATATCTAATAATGAAAGGCACAGCCCTGTATACCATAGACTCCTGATAAccaaaaacaaatttaatattTGTTCATGTTATTACATTGTTTAAAGCATAATTTATATTAGAGAGTGTACaacatttagtattttttataaactATGTTTATAGTAGTATGGCTTAAGGAAAACCAAATATGTGATCATTGTCCtgaattttaattttatgaaatatgatataatattacaTGTGTATTGTTTGTGACTGAATGTTGTCATTTTGTAACAGttctcagagaaattcactaaaatataatgttttctgcagaGGACAAAAGACAGAAGTGTCTTTTTGTGGATCGGATGTTGGTGTCTGATGTTCTTGGACAATGGTTTACTGTGCAACACAAGCTTGCACtagctgttttgtgtgtgtgtgtgtgtgtgtgtgtgtgtgtgtgtgtgtgtgtgtgtgtgtttaatagatGCATTTGTACATATACAGCTGCACAGATGGTGGTTGTGAGTTTTCCTGATGTACCGGTCCGCACTACCTGTCCTCACTGCATGACAGATGTCCTCACGGAAACTGAACATATCAATGGATTGCTCACCTGGCTTATTTGTGGAAGCCTTGCGATCTTTGCGTAAGTATGCACAGATTGCCTGTATTTAATTCACAGGCCGCAGATATTCAGAGGTTGTCTGCTGTGTTTTTCAGGTGCTGGCTCTGTTGTTTTATCCCATTCTGTGTGGATGCATGCAAGGATGTGAAGCACACCTGTCCAAACTGCAGAAAGATCATCCGCATTTACAAACGTATGTAGAACATACTGCACAAGAGAACATGAAGATCCACCAAAATACTGAAGAGTTGCCCAGAAATCACTTCATGCACTGTTACCTTATTACAAATTTGTGACATTCAAAGCGATTCAATAAAGATTGATTGAAGATATCATAAAGTCTATTTACTTCTACTACGTTTATTGAGATATCTCTATCaatttgtatatatacagtgCCGTGATAGGCAGGTTTGTACAGCTTTTTTCTTTCCCCTTAATAAATTGATTCACCATTTGAggctgcattttgtatttacttgcattatctATTACAATTTGTgtgatctgaatcttttaagtgtgacaaatatgcaaaaaaaaaaaaacaacaacaagggagcaaaaaccttttcacagcactgtatttacagtatatattcagtttgtttgtgtgtgtgttgagataaATTGGGATGAATAAATTTGTGACATTTATGTCTTGaatttgtgaatatattgtgaattTATGGCATCACCCATCCACTTATTTAGCTAATTACACTGAAGTACAACAGTTAACCTACAGTGTTCAAGAGTGCTCAAAAAAGGGGTTCAGCACTGAATTTTGAATCGACTTCTTGTAAACTCAGAAATGTGGATTTAGACGGTAATTAAATTACCACATGACCTCTGTGTTTGTCTAAAAATGGTAGGTAATTTGGCCTTGGGATTTTACGGGGGTGGTGAGAGAAAAACATTGACATCCTGGACTCAGACGGCAATTAAATCATCAGTTACCCCCTGTAAATGGTGAAAATCACTTACATTCCCCTGAGAAACAATTACCCTCCTAATAGCACTTTATACTATCTTTTTACACATTGCATTGTGTATCGTGCAACTTAAACATAAAAATGCTACACACACATGAatttttgggttgaactgttctggaacagtgttgtaaatacaacttaaccactgatttctagtcatgtcctcttttggaagaccaaacaaagtagtttcgccttcacaacaaaacacatggCAGCGGTGGCAACAATGAAAAtaacagttacaccttctttctttgcgtgaacatttgtgtggtgttatgcaaatcttcccagtgacatagacatgtggggcgtgtttTAGGAGgacgtggacgagtcttaacttttataaagaataaaggaagaacattttaaggaagaaCCTTGGCAAGTTCATTGTTGAACTGAATGGcaatatttttatacaaaaaatatgttacacattacaaaaaaaatgctaGAAAGTCAAAGCCACACAATTTGTGCTCCTATTTTGGGTTGACATCTTTACAAAGTGAGCtttcagtttttgtttaggtGCAGTACTTAACTTTATCCATTAGATGTCAAAGCTTAACTGTACACAGAGTATTGGGACCTGTCAATGGCATTGCGTGTATTTTTTCCCaacaaacactacacacaacatGTATCAGAACTATCCACTCTAAAACATGCTATGCCTAGTctatagaattatttatttatatgactaCAGTGATCATGTATTTATTGCAATGTACAAAATTCAGTTTCTTTACCAGAATgatataaaaattacaacaacaaaactttACATATAAACTACAGGAAAACATACAAAACCCTTATGAGGTTGCAGTCATAAAGAATTTCAGTAAATTGTAAACATAAATGTATGAATCTTAAGTGCTAATATTTTACAGATTGCATACATCTTCAGATGATATACAGGCTGAGTACACCTCAACAACTGTagagaataatatataatgtaaaagtaAATAAGGCATTTCTTCCCTCATTATAATGGCATTTTAAAGATCATTCACTGGTATCTACAGCtttactgtacactgtaaaaaaaaaaaaaaaaaaaaagctgagaaattttaagaaagaaaaaaacttgaaACACCAGATGAGAACTTTTTTCGTCAAGTAAGCCTCAGGTGTTGCAGACTCACCCACGAGTCTTTagtttcctttgtttgttttgtttatgcatTGCTGAAACTGTGGGAGACattgcttttgctttcacctcaAACACACCAAATTCATCTTTCAAAACCAAAAATATATTCCTTCAGTGATCTCACCGAATCAACACCACAAAGTGCAAAGAAAAGTGGTCTCTAGTTTCTTAATTTTTCTTATGCGGTGACCTTGCATCATTTTGTCTTGTCAGGTTCTGTGTGCTGTTTTCTGTAGTGTTCATCAGTGACTCTTGAACACTTTGCCAGTGGATTAATGTCTTTGATGTGAGCTTGCAGGCCATTGTACACTCCTGACATGTTTGTAGCGTTATCATAGCGTTGTCCGTAGCAGTTACTGATGTTTATGTCCATTTCATGTAAAACTGTGAGTATGGCTTCAAACAGTACCTTACCTGAATGCGTGTCTTGCTACAAGGAGGAATTTTAGGAATCCCCCTTCAACAAGGCCCTCGGGTGAAACATAGTTGTTGATGAATGTAAGCTGATTGATGACACGTCTCTTGGTTACTACAAAACATACACAGTAAAATCGAGAGTGTTACATTAACACTGCTCTGAACATATGATCCCACTCAAAAAAAGtgttaaagtaacactgaagcagtgttaaagaTAATGAGATGATAATAATATGATTAATTAAGCACTGATTGAGCATTACTGACgatgcagaatcactgaagaaaagcgaaaacacaaaaactacagttgacttcagccacagccttagatgaaatcaactgaaataaaagacatTCAATCTCTCAAGATCTCAGAAGAAGATGATAGAACAACTCTACAAACAACATCATCagcttcacacattactaaccaattagatttttttttctggagtatCTAAAACAGAAGGTCTTTATTGAGAAATAAGGttgagatttgtatttatttatttttaacttaccaTTTTGGTGAatagtgtttgctttagttgcctCTTCACCCTTAACCAAGATGTTTcttttcataggtcacttcgatgctgcggtgacatCACCGTATGGGAACTCTATTATACTGTCACGCCTGACATAGCTGGGATCTTAGGATAGCATCTGgccaaatgaaaaaataaataaaagaaaaaaccgGAAGCCAGGAACTGTCCTCACATCTAGGCTGTAAAATTTGGCAAAAGTGCTTGGTGAGGGCCATCCTGCCACAGCACATATATcgtccatagaagatccactaaGGAAGGCTTACAATGAAGCAACCTCCCTCGTGgaataacttttttaaaattagAGAACTAAAGGAAAGACTTAATTTTCACCAGGGTTCGAAGCTGGTAGAAGCTTGCCTTTACAACTTGATTTACCTGTCTATCAAGTTTTAGGGCACTGTCCAGTACCAATCCCAAGTTTTTAACATATGGCTTAACATAAGGTGCCAAGGCACCAAGATTCACATTTGTTGTGTCATGTACACTGGAAGATGTAAATACCATGACCTCAGTCTTACTCTCATTCAGACTTAAAAAATTCTGTGACATCCATGCTTTAACATCCTCAAGCCAAGCAGCCATCTGTTCTAGACTGTTTTTATGTTTAAGAGGGAAATATGTTTGTGTGTCGTCTGCATTACAATGATAACTCAAGTCCTATTTTCTAAAAATAGTACCTAAAGGAAGCATGTATAAAGAAAACAACATAGGGGCGAATTTGGAGCCTTGAGGAATTCCAAACATCAGCTTTAACATCCTCAAGGCAAACAGCCATCTGTTCTAGACTTTTTATGTTTAAGAGGAAAATATGTTTGTCTGTCATCTGCATTACAATGACAACTCAAGTCGTATTTCTAAAAATAGTACCTAAAGGAAGCATGTATAAAGAAAACAATATAGGGGCCAGTGTGGAGCCTTGAGGAATTCCACACGTCAGCTTTACAGAGGAAGATCGATAGTTACCGATGTTAACTGAGAAACTCCTGTTTGTCAGATAAGACTGAAACCAATGAAAGACTGAGCCTCTGATGCCTACTGTGTTCTTAATGAGACAGCAAGACATTTTGGTCATGCAGTATCAAATGCAGCACTTAAGTCCAGAATGCTACCGAGTCTCCAGAGTCAGTGGCTAAGAAAATGTCATTAAGCACTTTTACCAGAGCCGTTTCTGTAGAGTGAAATTTTCTAAGGCtggactgaaaaaaataaaacattttgttgtcGACCAAAAATGTTTGAAGCCGGCACAGGATTACTTTGTCTAAAATTTTTGTCAAGAATGGGAGATTAGAAATAGGTCGAAAATTTGATAATCCGGAGGAAGCCAAGTTAGGCCTTTTAAGTCTGGGTTGCACTGATGCTTGTTTCAAATACTCAGGAACAACTCCTAACTCGAGGcatttgtttataaaatgtaaaactgtcGGAACCATTACATTAAACACTTGTTTAAATAATCGTGCCAGAATAGAGCCACTGACTCAGTCGGGTAAATAGAAACAACAGGGTTCAGCACAGTACGAATCACATTAAAAAGGATTCTAGGGTTACTGTAATTCTTGTCTACAAGGGTGGAAAAATAATCTGATTTGGCCACTCTCAACTCATTCTGATACTTAAGAAGGGAGGCTTTAAGCACCTCATAGGAGATCAGTAATTTATCCTTTTTCCATTTCCTTTCAACCCTTCAACATGCCTGTCTCAGAGTCCGAGTAGTATTATTCACCCATGTCTCAGGGATTGACTTTTGATGTTTTGTTCTCATTGGAGTGATCATCTATCTAAAATTGTACCTCATATAGAATTAAAATTATAAAGTAGTTCGTCCAGGCTTAATTCTGGTGAGGCAAGTTCAGGATAGTGAAAAAACTTCTTAAACGCTGCAGAAAAATTTGCAGAGGTAGCAGCAGTGATTCTCCGCGTCTTAATGGCAGTTTTATGGAAATGTATAGTATTTAGTGTTAGCGGCATATTAAAGATAATAGGATTATGATCAGAAAAACTGGTCACATATCTCAGTATCACCCAACAGTATCCCATGGGACAGAATAAGATCAAGTGTGTGCCCCTTTATGTGTGTAGGTTTTGTAACAAGCTGCTCTAAGTCAAAATCttctattaaattaataaaatctttagTAAATGTGTCTAGGGGGCAacatatgtgaatattaaaatcccctacAAATAAACATCACTCAAAATTTGGCATAATACCCCCAAAAGGACTGAGAAATCCTTTATGAAGTCTTTATGTGGCTTTGAAGGCCTATAGACC is drawn from Carassius gibelio isolate Cgi1373 ecotype wild population from Czech Republic chromosome B1, carGib1.2-hapl.c, whole genome shotgun sequence and contains these coding sequences:
- the si:ch211-202h22.9 gene encoding LITAF domain-containing protein — protein: MEKDYRAPPSFPQMNQTGVNFPGQQAVYPPQAGPQAPPYQPPPYGFGDPTITVQPTVIPVAAQMVVVSFPDVPVRTTCPHCMTDVLTETEHINGLLTWLICGSLAIFACWLCCFIPFCVDACKDVKHTCPNCRKIIRIYKRM